CCCTTTCACGCGATAGAAAAATCTATACGGTGGCACCATAACTTCGCGAAAGGGCAATTCTGGAAATTCAGGAAGTGGCCGGCCTGAGTCTGGAAATTTCTCAAGTCCCGAGAGCGACTTTTCCACCCGGCCGCTGAAATTGACAGCGGCCATTGGCTTATCACGCTTTATGTAGGTAAGGATGTCTAAAAACTGCAGTTTGGCGGTTGGCGTGAACCTGACCCTCATGATTCTTCTTCCGCCAGCAGTCGATCTGCCTCAGCCATAACCTTCTTGAGAGAAAACCCTACGCCTTGGTCAATTTCTCTCTCTCCTCGAGCCAATTGACGGAGAATCGCTCGTTCTTCTTCGGCCGCTTCGTAGGCCTCTATGCTCAGCATGACGGCCGCTGCCCGGCCTCGCTGGGTAATGATCAGAGGCTTCTGGTTACCCCGGACATTGCGCAAAACCGCCGCCGCATCCTGACGCAGATCGCTGATGGGGATGATATTAGGCACTTTAGCCATTGGACGTACCTCCTTTGATACAATCAATAGTACTATTTTCCGTATTACTAAGCAAGGGGAATCTGGTTCCTGGGAGCATTGTGGCCAGGACGCCTAATCTGCTGGAATTTGAGGAATTGGATCATATGGCGGCATTCTAGTGAGTTCATACGTCTCGGCTCCCATCCTTAAATCTGGACCGCCACCCCTCATTCGGCCGTTATGGATCTCCCGGGAAATTCGAGGCTCGGGGTGTGCTGTTATACAATATTCCTGCTGGTGTTTGGATGAGGTTCTCTCTATGTCCTTATAACGTTTTTTAAACCTGCGAGGTGTGCTTGGCGCGCGCCCCGCCATCTCCGGTGTCCGCGCCACCATTATCTCTCACTGCGGGAGGCCGCGACATGGGCCACTCGTCGGGTTAACGAGTCGTTAGGCAGTTCATTGGCTTGAACGGCCCCACTCGGTGGCAACCGCACGACCCTCTGCTTCTACAATACGTCTTGCCTCCATGCGGTCTAGACCTTGTGCCAATAGAAAATCGTACTTTGTCTCGGAATGACGTATGTGCGCATTGACAGCAAAATCAACCGCAGTTATATCAAAATTCTTTGCCGCGGCGCTCCGACCGACGCGACCACTGTATTTGCAACAAGCATGCTCCGCAATCGTTGTCTCTCGGCCTGGAGGACATTGTGGATATAGCTCTCTGATTCGCCTAGAAAACTCCTCTACATATTGCTGATCCAATTCGGCACGACGCTCAGCTTCGCGCTCTCGCCTTCGGGATCGAATGTCACTATCAGCCAGGCATTCAAACTCGGCCCGTTCTAAGGCACTTTCCTCAACCATTAACCCCTTGCGCTCATATCGCTTACGAGCCTTGCTCCACTTGAGG
This region of Candidatus Eisenbacteria bacterium genomic DNA includes:
- a CDS encoding type II toxin-antitoxin system RelE/ParE family toxin, coding for MRVRFTPTAKLQFLDILTYIKRDKPMAAVNFSGRVEKSLSGLEKFPDSGRPLPEFPELPFREVMVPPYRFFYRVKGKTVWVVGAWHSAQLPEDPEL
- a CDS encoding type II toxin-antitoxin system Phd/YefM family antitoxin translates to MAKVPNIIPISDLRQDAAAVLRNVRGNQKPLIITQRGRAAAVMLSIEAYEAAEEERAILRQLARGEREIDQGVGFSLKKVMAEADRLLAEEES
- a CDS encoding DUF2293 domain-containing protein, encoding MKIFISSKETSCGECGANLGHHAWITLAQDRGALCLSCADLDHLMFLPSGDAALTRRARKHSVLSAVVLKWSKARKRYERKGLMVEESALERAEFECLADSDIRSRRREREAERRAELDQQYVEEFSRRIRELYPQCPPGRETTIAEHACCKYSGRVGRSAAAKNFDITAVDFAVNAHIRHSETKYDFLLAQGLDRMEARRIVEAEGRAVATEWGRSSQ